The Clostridium cagae genome has a segment encoding these proteins:
- the lysS gene encoding lysine--tRNA ligase encodes MSTEEMNISELESQYNEQEALRRTKLADLQEAGKDPFDVYKVERTHTSEEVKSNYEELEGKNVTVAGRIMSKRGQGKVVFSDIHDRDGKIQLFIKIDLVGEESLKSYKTYDLGDWVVATGEVFTTKTGEVSVKVSNFELICKSLKPLPEKWHGLKDPDLRYRQREVDIITNPEVKETFIKRSKIISGIREFLDTKGFLEVETPILAPIAGGAAAKPFVTHHNTLDIDMYLRIATELYLKRLVVAGFEKVYEIGRNFRNEGMSVRHNPEFTAIELYEAYSDYNDMMEITENMVAYVCEKVNGTTKVTYQGTEIDFMPPWRRVTMVDVVKEHAGVDFTTIKSDEEAQAIAKEKHLEFAKPLNTVTKGEVLNALYEEFGEANMIQPTFVMDYPVEISPLTKKKRGNEEFTERFEGFVFGRELCNAYSELNDPVVQRQRFEQQAKERELGDDEAYMLDEQFMSALETGMPPTGGMGMGIDRLIMFLTDASSIRDVILFPTMKPQK; translated from the coding sequence ATGTCAACTGAGGAAATGAATATAAGTGAATTAGAATCTCAGTATAATGAACAAGAAGCATTAAGAAGAACTAAATTAGCAGATTTACAAGAAGCTGGTAAGGATCCTTTTGATGTTTATAAAGTAGAGAGAACTCATACATCAGAAGAAGTTAAATCTAATTATGAAGAATTAGAAGGAAAAAATGTAACAGTTGCAGGAAGAATAATGTCAAAGAGAGGACAAGGAAAAGTTGTCTTTTCAGATATTCATGATAGAGATGGAAAAATCCAATTATTTATAAAGATTGATCTTGTAGGAGAAGAAAGTTTAAAATCATATAAAACTTATGATCTAGGAGATTGGGTTGTAGCAACAGGAGAAGTATTTACTACAAAAACAGGAGAAGTATCTGTTAAAGTATCTAACTTTGAATTGATATGTAAGTCTTTAAAACCATTACCAGAAAAATGGCATGGATTAAAAGACCCAGATTTAAGATATAGACAAAGAGAAGTAGATATAATAACTAATCCAGAAGTAAAAGAAACTTTTATAAAAAGAAGTAAAATTATTTCAGGAATTAGAGAATTTTTAGATACTAAGGGTTTCTTAGAAGTAGAAACTCCAATACTTGCGCCAATTGCAGGAGGAGCAGCTGCTAAACCTTTCGTTACTCATCATAATACTTTAGATATAGATATGTACTTAAGAATTGCAACAGAATTATATCTTAAAAGATTAGTTGTAGCTGGATTTGAAAAAGTATATGAAATAGGAAGAAACTTCAGAAATGAAGGAATGTCAGTAAGACATAATCCTGAATTTACTGCTATTGAATTATATGAAGCATATTCTGATTATAATGATATGATGGAAATAACAGAAAATATGGTTGCATATGTTTGTGAAAAAGTAAATGGAACTACAAAGGTTACTTATCAAGGTACAGAAATAGACTTTATGCCACCATGGAGAAGAGTAACTATGGTTGATGTTGTTAAAGAACATGCAGGTGTAGATTTTACTACAATAAAATCTGATGAAGAAGCTCAAGCTATAGCAAAAGAAAAACATTTAGAATTTGCTAAGCCTTTAAATACAGTAACAAAAGGTGAAGTATTAAATGCTTTATATGAAGAATTTGGTGAAGCAAATATGATTCAACCTACATTTGTTATGGATTATCCAGTTGAAATTTCACCTCTTACTAAAAAGAAGAGAGGGAATGAAGAATTTACTGAAAGATTTGAAGGATTTGTATTTGGAAGAGAATTATGTAACGCTTATTCAGAATTAAATGATCCTGTAGTTCAAAGACAAAGATTTGAACAACAAGCTAAGGAAAGAGAACTTGGTGATGACGAAGCATATATGTTAGATGAACAATTTATGAGTGCGTTAGAAACAGGTATGCCACCAACAGGTGGAATGGGAATGGGTATAGATAGACTTATTATGTTCTTAACAGATGCATCATCTATAAGGGATGTAATATTATTCCCAACAATGAAACCACAAAAATAG
- the greA gene encoding transcription elongation factor GreA — translation MSEPKQYVMTYEGVKKLEGELEYLKTVKRKEITEKIKVALGYGDLSENSEYDEAKNDQAFTEGKILQLENKLKNAVVVDESEIPKDIVSVGSKVKVKDYDFDEEVEYSIVGSAEADPMSFKISNESPVGNALVGKKIGDVVEVVVPDGVSKFEILDIKRG, via the coding sequence ATGAGTGAACCAAAACAATATGTAATGACTTACGAAGGTGTTAAGAAATTAGAAGGTGAATTAGAATATTTAAAGACTGTAAAAAGAAAAGAAATAACTGAAAAGATAAAAGTTGCTTTAGGCTATGGGGATTTAAGCGAAAATTCAGAATATGATGAAGCTAAAAACGATCAAGCATTTACAGAAGGAAAAATACTACAATTAGAAAATAAGCTTAAGAATGCAGTTGTAGTTGATGAATCAGAAATTCCAAAAGATATAGTTTCAGTTGGATCAAAAGTTAAAGTTAAAGATTATGATTTTGATGAAGAAGTTGAATATTCAATCGTAGGTTCGGCAGAAGCAGATCCTATGAGTTTTAAAATATCAAATGAATCACCAGTTGGAAATGCATTAGTAGGAAAGAAAATTGGTGATGTAGTGGAAGTTGTAGTTCCAGATGGAGTAAGTAAGTTCGAAATTTTAGATATAAAAAGAGGCTAA